A part of Candidatus Moraniibacteriota bacterium genomic DNA contains:
- a CDS encoding ABC transporter permease: MMRDIFSEAFWSLSTNKVRSGLTILGIVIGIASVITMVSIGQGAQASIASSIESIGSNLIIVMPGAQRTGFASGGRGSAQTLTLDDAIAIKSGVDGVRAVAPDVSRRYQLTAKGNNTNTEVVGTTADYLVARNVAVDQGRFFIDQEEKSSAKVAVLGPTALEDLFGVGADPIGQFVRIKNVDFEVIGSTTLKGGSGFNNPDDFVYVPITSAQHFLSGDAYVNTISIAAEDQESMVAVQQSISDLLLSRHAISDPAQADFSLVNQNDIIATASSITGTFTILLSSIAGISLLVGGIGIMNMMLTTVTERTREIGLRKAVGIRRRSIRLQFLVESIVLTLFGGIIGIILGWAASLLISHFAGLSTTISLSAILLAFGVSAGVGIVFGYYPAERAARLSPIEALRYE; this comes from the coding sequence ATGATGCGCGATATTTTTTCTGAAGCATTTTGGTCATTGTCGACCAACAAAGTGAGATCGGGGCTCACTATTTTAGGTATTGTTATCGGTATTGCTTCGGTTATTACTATGGTGTCGATTGGGCAGGGCGCTCAGGCATCAATCGCATCAAGTATCGAATCAATTGGATCGAATCTCATCATCGTTATGCCAGGCGCACAACGCACGGGATTTGCGAGTGGCGGTCGTGGGAGTGCGCAGACACTGACATTGGATGATGCGATAGCTATCAAGAGTGGTGTGGACGGTGTGCGTGCGGTTGCGCCGGATGTGTCTCGGCGTTACCAGCTTACGGCAAAAGGAAACAATACAAATACTGAAGTTGTTGGTACGACTGCGGACTATCTTGTGGCGCGCAATGTCGCTGTTGATCAAGGGCGATTCTTTATTGATCAGGAAGAAAAGAGTTCTGCAAAGGTTGCTGTTTTGGGACCGACAGCGCTAGAAGACCTCTTTGGTGTGGGCGCGGATCCGATTGGTCAGTTTGTTCGTATCAAAAATGTTGATTTCGAAGTGATTGGCAGTACCACATTGAAGGGTGGCTCTGGTTTCAACAATCCCGATGATTTTGTGTACGTCCCGATTACGAGTGCTCAGCACTTTCTCTCGGGGGATGCATATGTGAACACTATTAGCATTGCCGCGGAAGACCAGGAGAGCATGGTAGCGGTGCAACAATCCATCTCTGACCTTCTTCTCTCTCGACACGCAATTAGCGATCCGGCACAGGCGGATTTTAGTTTGGTGAATCAAAACGATATTATCGCAACCGCCTCTTCTATTACGGGAACATTTACGATTTTACTTTCCTCGATTGCGGGTATTTCGCTTTTGGTTGGTGGTATCGGTATCATGAATATGATGCTTACAACTGTGACAGAGCGGACGCGCGAAATCGGGTTGCGCAAGGCAGTTGGTATACGGCGGCGCTCCATACGGCTGCAATTTCTCGTGGAATCAATTGTACTTACTCTCTTTGGGGGAATCATCGGTATTATTCTTGGTTGGGCGGCTTCTTTGCTCATTTCGCACTTTGCGGGGCTTTCGACGACTATCTCTCTGTCGGCAATTCTCCTGGCATTCGGTGTTTCCGCGGGAGTTGGTATTGTCTTTGGATACTACCCGGCGGAGCGTGCCGCTCGCCTGAGTCCGATTGAGGCATTGCGATACGAATAG
- a CDS encoding ABC transporter ATP-binding protein: MIECRNLRKVYRSGDLDTVALDNVSFGIERGDFVSIIGPSGSGKSTLMHILGALDVPTSGTYFFDGRDVSKLGDDALSELRKEKIGFVFQSFNLLPRTTVLRNVMLPLLYTDTTLEERTQRAREALFVAGMEEGKFLNLSNQLSGGQMQRVAIARALINRPSIIFADEPTGNLDTKTGHIVMEAFQRLHREGHTIVLITHEMEVANFASRILSVRDGRIESDTRI; encoded by the coding sequence ATGATTGAATGTCGAAATTTGAGGAAAGTGTATCGAAGCGGTGATTTGGATACCGTGGCGCTTGATAATGTCTCTTTTGGGATAGAACGCGGGGATTTTGTCTCGATTATCGGACCTTCGGGGTCAGGAAAGTCCACCCTGATGCACATTCTTGGCGCACTCGATGTACCAACATCGGGCACGTACTTCTTTGATGGGCGGGATGTTTCGAAATTGGGTGACGATGCTCTCTCGGAATTGCGTAAAGAGAAGATTGGATTTGTCTTTCAATCGTTCAATCTCCTTCCTCGCACGACCGTATTGCGAAACGTTATGCTTCCGCTTCTCTACACGGATACAACGCTCGAAGAACGCACACAACGTGCGCGTGAAGCACTGTTTGTCGCTGGTATGGAAGAAGGAAAGTTTCTCAATCTTTCCAATCAGCTCTCTGGTGGACAGATGCAGCGTGTTGCTATTGCTCGGGCGCTTATTAATCGCCCGTCGATTATTTTTGCGGATGAGCCAACAGGAAATCTCGATACGAAAACGGGACATATTGTCATGGAGGCATTCCAGCGATTGCATCGAGAGGGGCATACTATCGTGCTTATTACACATGAAATGGAAGTAGCAAATTTTGCAAGTCGTATTCTTTCTGTTCGAGACGGACGCATTGAATCAGACACACGAATATGA
- a CDS encoding efflux RND transporter periplasmic adaptor subunit, whose translation MSRMKKGVIIGAIVVIGGGYFWWNKNSSSNSAGATQYTTAAVEKGTISASVSGSGNVTVDQQATIDPTISGTVTGLSVSVGDAVKKGQVLFSIENDQLDVSLANASASLKQAENAVFAANISKDQARDAYKTRTGTALNKNILTQKIESARAGIVIAEQNLVAAKLSYQKTRDDASKRRVVSPIDGTVNEINIKNGDDLGSNSSSSSKVTPIIVGDLSTVKASISVNEVDISKVALGQKAMMTFSALDGLALSGTVEKMDSLGTIASGIVTYTVTLGFDASDERVKPGMSVSASIIYDVKSDTSVVPNSAVKTDASGTYVQILSDNVPERKAVEVGLSNSTSTEILKGLDVGERVVTKTTNANATTTNTSSGSSGVRIPGLGGR comes from the coding sequence ATGAGTCGAATGAAAAAGGGAGTTATCATCGGTGCAATAGTTGTCATTGGCGGCGGATACTTTTGGTGGAACAAGAATAGTTCATCAAATAGTGCGGGGGCGACACAATATACTACGGCGGCGGTTGAGAAAGGAACGATTTCTGCATCGGTTTCCGGGAGCGGCAATGTGACGGTCGATCAGCAGGCAACTATTGATCCAACAATCTCCGGAACGGTGACGGGTCTTTCGGTGAGTGTTGGTGACGCGGTCAAGAAGGGGCAAGTTCTCTTTTCGATTGAGAATGATCAGCTTGATGTGAGTCTTGCTAATGCGTCAGCTTCGTTGAAACAAGCAGAAAATGCCGTCTTTGCCGCGAATATTTCCAAAGATCAGGCACGCGATGCCTACAAGACAAGAACGGGTACAGCTCTCAACAAAAATATCTTGACACAAAAAATTGAATCGGCGAGAGCGGGTATAGTTATTGCTGAACAAAATCTTGTTGCGGCAAAATTGAGTTATCAGAAGACGCGCGATGATGCATCGAAGCGACGTGTTGTGTCTCCGATAGACGGAACGGTGAACGAAATCAATATTAAAAATGGCGATGATCTCGGAAGTAATTCATCGAGTTCGTCCAAGGTGACGCCAATCATTGTGGGTGATCTTTCGACTGTGAAGGCATCGATAAGTGTGAATGAAGTTGATATTTCAAAAGTCGCTCTCGGACAGAAAGCGATGATGACATTTAGTGCACTTGATGGATTGGCGCTTTCGGGTACGGTTGAGAAGATGGATTCGCTTGGCACGATTGCCTCTGGCATTGTCACGTATACGGTGACTCTCGGGTTTGATGCGTCAGATGAACGAGTGAAGCCTGGCATGAGTGTGTCTGCTTCGATTATCTACGATGTGAAGTCAGATACATCTGTGGTGCCAAATAGCGCCGTGAAGACGGATGCTTCTGGAACATATGTCCAGATTTTGTCTGACAATGTTCCAGAGAGAAAGGCGGTTGAGGTTGGCTTGTCAAATAGTACGAGCACAGAAATTTTGAAGGGACTCGATGTGGGGGAGAGGGTTGTGACGAAGACGACTAATGCCAATGCAACAACGACGAATACATCTAGCGGTAGTAGTGGTGTGAGAATTCCTGGATTGGGTGGTCGATAG
- a CDS encoding nickel-dependent hydrogenase large subunit has protein sequence MHQISELSQFSIEELTKVEGAAGMNVFIENGTVKKVEFAIKEFKRFYTHAMEGKPIAAIPQLLARICGTCSNAHLVASIEAVEKTLGIVPSEQTMLLRTLTYHGLIIRDHALHLYLFCLPDFFGKDSLLGFDDDDPIQHQLLHDAFAVKAAGNHLAIAVAGRSVHAPLPMPGGFGKIPDTKALTEVIIELENIRPAVLRLIKVFTDDPSSLIRKSNYAALRNSKFSYLEGDLWDMKGFVVDEAGYRDHLEHVVLPYSQASAYTFDGETYRVGAIARLNINSSGLHPRTKHDAAEALALFPSDNIFHNNLAQAIEILHSVDESIDFLKQKTFVSEPAQKIIPKAGIGVGLVEAPRGALYHKLEVNDKGIVERGEVVVPTGQNQIAIELDLIQFINEHMDMEEAQMKLECEKIIRAYDPCMSCGAHFLELKVSKNGKPLKKILSKPIKKTSAKKHSHHHE, from the coding sequence ATGCATCAAATATCCGAACTCAGTCAATTCAGCATCGAAGAGCTCACCAAAGTCGAAGGTGCGGCTGGCATGAACGTGTTTATCGAAAACGGCACGGTCAAAAAAGTGGAATTCGCCATCAAGGAATTCAAGCGTTTCTATACGCACGCCATGGAAGGAAAGCCTATTGCTGCGATTCCTCAGCTCCTCGCGCGTATCTGTGGCACATGTTCCAATGCGCATTTGGTCGCAAGTATCGAGGCTGTCGAGAAAACTCTCGGCATCGTGCCGAGCGAGCAAACCATGCTCCTGCGCACCCTCACCTATCACGGACTCATCATCCGCGATCACGCACTCCACCTCTACCTCTTCTGTCTCCCTGATTTCTTTGGCAAAGATTCTCTCCTCGGCTTTGACGATGACGATCCCATTCAACACCAACTCCTCCACGATGCCTTTGCGGTCAAAGCGGCCGGCAATCATCTCGCAATTGCTGTCGCTGGTCGAAGTGTCCATGCGCCACTCCCTATGCCAGGTGGCTTCGGAAAAATTCCGGATACAAAAGCGCTCACCGAAGTCATCATAGAACTCGAGAATATCCGTCCAGCAGTACTTCGTCTCATCAAGGTCTTTACCGATGACCCCTCATCACTCATAAGAAAAAGCAATTACGCCGCACTCAGAAATAGCAAATTTTCTTATCTCGAAGGCGACCTCTGGGATATGAAAGGCTTCGTTGTTGATGAAGCAGGCTACCGTGATCATCTCGAACACGTCGTCCTCCCCTATTCCCAAGCCTCAGCCTATACCTTCGATGGTGAAACCTATCGTGTTGGCGCGATTGCCCGACTCAATATCAATAGCTCCGGTCTCCACCCGCGCACCAAACACGATGCAGCGGAAGCGCTCGCTCTTTTCCCGTCCGACAATATCTTCCACAACAATCTCGCCCAAGCAATCGAAATCCTCCACTCCGTCGACGAGTCAATAGACTTTTTGAAACAAAAGACTTTCGTTTCCGAGCCGGCACAGAAAATCATTCCAAAGGCCGGCATCGGTGTCGGATTGGTCGAGGCGCCACGTGGCGCGCTCTATCACAAACTCGAAGTAAACGACAAAGGCATCGTTGAGCGTGGCGAAGTCGTCGTTCCGACGGGTCAGAATCAAATCGCGATCGAGCTCGACCTTATCCAGTTCATCAATGAGCACATGGACATGGAAGAAGCGCAGATGAAGCTCGAATGCGAAAAAATCATCCGCGCTTATGATCCCTGCATGAGCTGCGGCGCCCACTTCCTCGAACTCAAAGTAAGTAAAAATGGCAAACCGCTGAAGAAAATTCTTTCAAAACCCATAAAGAAAACTTCAGCAAAAAAGCACAGCCATCATCACGAGTGA